GTATCGATAGCGCGGTCTATCCGGGGTACATGATTCCGCCTTACTATGACTCGATGGTCGCGAAGTTGATCGTCCATGCGGAAACACGGGAAGAAGCATGTGCGAAGATGGAACGTGCACTGGCTGAATTTTGGATCGAAGGTGTCAAAACGACGATCCCGTTCCACGAACGTGTTCTTAGTCACCCGGTATTCCGACGTGGTACGTTCACGACGAAATTCGCAGAGCGTGAGCTAAAAGGTACGATCGTTAACTGAATCAGGACGGGAGTTTGTGCGACGAACTCCCGTCTTTTTTTTGGCGTTCTCTATGTTTTTTAAAAGAGGAATGTGCTAAACTAACTGATTGAGAACGACAAAAAAAGGAGCACGCAAAATCATGATGAAACGACACATGGCACGCGAACTCGCAGTCCAATCTTTGTTCCAAATGGAGCTTTCGGATCTGACTGCACAAGAGGCCATTGAATTCGCGGTAGAAGGTAAGGAATATGACACATTCGTCGAGCAATTGGTGAATGGCGTCGAAACAAACAAAGCAACGATTGATCAGCACATTCGTGAAGCACTCGTCAACTGGTCATTCGAACGACTCGGAAACATCGAGCGGACTATTCTTCGCTTAGCCGTCTACGAATTATTGTTCGAAACGAACATTCCTGTTCGAGTGACGATCAACGAAGCGATTGAATTGACGAAAGCGTTCGCAGATGAAGAAGCGACGAAAATCGTCAACGGTGTTCTTGGTAAAGTCGCACAAGGCGTCGTCAAAGAAAATTCATAAACCTGTAAAACCGAATAGAGACAAACAGACAGAAGAGTGAATCGAACTTTTTGGGGGAGTGGACAAATCATGGCAGTAGTAATCGATGGAAAACAGGTAGCCCATTCATATCGTATGAAGCTGAAAGAAGAAGTCGCACGTCTGAAAGAACAGCGGATTCAACCGCAATTGACTGTCATCCTGATTGGCGAAGATCCTGCTAGTCAGTCCTATGTACGTGGTAAAGAAAAGGCGGCGAAGGAAATCGGCATGGATTCGGAGTTGATCCGACTTCGGGCAGAAACAACGGAATCAGAGCTTCTTCACTTGATCGAACGTCTGAATGTTGATGCGAGTGTCCATGGGATTCTCGTCCAATTGCCGTTGCCTGACCATATTGATGAGAGCAAAGTCATTTTTGCGATTTCTCCTGAAAAGGACGTCGATGGATTTCATCCTGTCTCTGTCGGGAAAATGATGATTGGTGAACCGACATTTTTACCGTGTACACCAAACGGCATTCTTCATCTTGTCAAAGAGATGAACGTACCGATTGCCGGTCAACACGTCGTTGTCGTCGGTCGTAGCCAAATCGTCGGTAAACCCGTTGGTATGTTGTTCTTGAATGAATCGGCTACCGTTTCCTATTGTCATTCAAAAACGAAAGACCTCGGTGCGATGACGCGTCAAGCGGATATCTTGATCGTCGCAGTCGGTGTACCGAAGCTGATTACTGCGGATATGGTGAAACCGGATGCTGTCGTCATTGATGTTGGTGTCAACCGTGTCGATGGCAAACTCGTCGGTGATGTCGAGTTTGATACAGTACAAGATGTTGCATCGATGATCACACCTGTTCCGGGTGGCGTTGGTCCGATGACGATCACGATGCTACTGCATAATACGATTGAGGCTGCGCGATGAGCGAACCTCTTCACGTTTCCGATTTAGTCCACTATGTCAAACGTGAACTAGAAGGCGACGCCCTTCTGCAACAAGTCCAGGTGGTGGGAGAAGTGTCGAATTTTAAACGACACTCTTCCGGTCACCTTTATTTTACGTTGAAGGATGAGCAATCACGGATGAAAGCCGTCATGTTTGCCCGGGATGCGAGTCGCGTCAAAGCAGACGTTCGCGATGGGATGCGTGTTGTCGTTACGGCACGCTTATCCGTCTACGTCTCTTCTGGAGAGATGCAACTCTATGTCGAACGGATGACGGAAGACGGTGTAGGAGCGCTGTATGAGGCGTTCTCACGCTTGAAGATGGATCTAGAAGAGCGTGGTTGGTTTGATCCAGCAATCAAACAGCCGTTGCCAGCTTTTCCGGAACGCATCGGAATCATTACATCTCCAAAAGGAGCGGCGCTTCATGACATCGCAACGACACTCCGGCGCCGTTATCCGCAAGCGGCCATCGTCTTCGCCCCGGTCCTTGTACAAGGAGCGGATGCGGCACCACAAATCAGCCGTGCCATTCAGCTGATGAATGAGCATGCTGCCTGTGATGTGTTGATCATTGGTCGTGGTGGTGGTTCGATTGAGGAGCTGTGGGCATTCAATGAGATGTCTGTCGTGACAGCCGTGTTTGAATCACGCATTCCGATCGTCTCTGCTGTCGGTCACGAAACGGATTTTACAATCAGTGATTTCGTCGCCGACGTTCGTGCTGCTACACCAACGGCAGCGGCAGAACTTGTCACTCCGGAAGCAGAGGCACTCACTCGACGGGTGCAGGATGTGAAGCGTCGTTTAGAACGAACCTATGCACAACTTCTCAAAAGCAAACAGGAGCAAGTGACACGGCTTGCGGCGAGCTACGGTCTGAAATCACCACGCGTCCTACTCGGACTGAAGCAGGAACAATTGGACCGAGCAGAAATGTCACTCCAAAAGGAGATCAAGCAAGTAATAGCGCAACACCAGCAACAGGTGGAGCGTCTTGACACACGCTTAATGCGTGTGCCGATGCGGGATCGCTTCGTGCAACAACGGGCGACGATTGAACAATCACGACGTCGACTCGAAATCGTTCGTCGACTCTTGCAATCGAAGCAACAACAGGTGCGTCATGTGCTCGCGCGACTCGACTCCGTCAGTCCGACGCATGTTCTGATGCGCGGCTATACGTATGTCGAACAGGATGGACAAATCGTCCGTTCCGCGAAGGCATTGACAGCGTCTTCGTTCGATATCCGATTCCATGATGGAACGATTCGTGCTAAACGAGAGGATGGGGAGTAAGAATGGAGACGGAACAATCTTTTGAAGAAGCACTGGAACGATTAGAAGAAATCGTCACGTTACTCGAAGAGGGCGAAGCTCCTCTTGAACAAGCGATGGCTCTATATGAAGAAGGCGTCAAACTGACGGCTCTTTGCCAAGGGAAGTTATCCGTTGCTGAGAAAAAACTCGATCAAATCCTGGAGCAAGATGGTACGCTTCGGGAAAAAGGAGGAGCGCAATGATTGCTTTGAATGAGTGGAAGACACAAGTCGAAAACAAAATGGAAGAGTTCATGGAGCGACTCGACGCACCGGATCGTTTACGCGATTCGATGCGGTATTCACTCGATGCGGGTGGGAAACGAATTCGCCCAGCCTTGATTTATGCGGTACTCGATGCTTTTTCGATCGACCGTGCAAAAGGTGACGCGACTGCTGCGGCACTCGAGATGATTCATACATACTCACTGATTCATGATGACCTTCCAGCAATGGACGATGATGATCTGCGTCGAGGGCGTCCGACGAATCATATCGCTTTTGATGAAGCGACAGCGATTTTAGCAGGAGATGCCTTGCTCACGAACGCCTTCAGCTGTCTTCTTGAGACACCGGCTTCGCCAGAAGTGAAGCTTGCTCTTGTCGAACGGTTGTCAGCAGCAGCAGGTGCTACAGGTATGGTCGGAGGTCAACTCGACGATATGCTCGGAGAGCGCGGCGGCATCAATGACGTAGCGGAGCTTGAGTCGATTCACCGTCGGAAAACAGGAGCACTCCTCGTCTTTGCAGTCGAAGCGGGTGGATTGCTTGCTTCGGTCAGCTCGAGCGATCTTGATCACTTGAAGCAATACGGTCGCCATCTCGGAATCGCATTCCAAATTCAAGATGACATCTTGGACGTGACGGGAGATGCTGAAAAAATCGGCAAACCGGTCGGTAGCGACGAAGGGAACGAAAAAGCAACGTATCCAAAATTACTGGGTCTTGAAGGAGCGAAACGCGCACTGACAGCTCAGGTGGAAGCAGCGGAACAAGCGATTGATGCATTATCAGTCGAAGCGACGACACTTAAGGAACTGCTCGACTTCGTGGTCAAGCGCGACCATTAAGCAGGACGACGCATCTGCGTCGTCTTTTTCTATGCTGACAATGGCGCTCGATAGATTGTTCTAGTACAATGTAGGGTACAAACCCTATAAGATTGTAAGGAAAAGAGGCGGTAAGGTATGAAATTGACAGAAATACAGGATCCGTCATTTTTAAAGCGTATGTCGGTCTCCGAACTCGAAGTACTCGCAGGCGATATTCGACGCTTTTTGATTGAAGAATTAGCGACGACAGGTGGACACTTGGCACCGAACCTCGGTGTCGTCGAGTTGACGCTTGCGTTGCATCGTGAATTCGACAGTCCGAATGACAAGTTCGTCTGGGATGTCGGGCACCAAGCATACGTGCATAAGATTTTGACAGGACGTGCGAGCCAGTTTGATACGCTCCGTCAGCACAAAGGACTCTGTGGGTTCCCGAAACGCAATGAGAGTGTGCATGACGTCTGGGAGACAGGACACAGCTCGACGTCCTTGTCAGCAGCAATGGGGATTGCTGTTTCGAACGAACTGAGCGGTAAGAGTGATCGTGCAGTCGCGATCATTGGTGACGGTGCTTTGACAGGTGGTATGGCACTCGAAGCATTGAATCATATTGGAGCAGAACAACAAAACGTCATCGTCATCTTGAACGATAACGAGATGTCGATTGCACCAAACGTTGGGGCGATGCATCAAATGCTTGGACGAATTCGTTCATCGCGTAAAGTGCGTTTTGCCCAAGACGAGCTTGAAACGTTGATCAAAAAGATTCCGGTCATTGGCGGACGTCTTGAAAAAGGAAGCGAGAAGTTGAAGGAAGCTGTTAAAGGCGCACTTGTTCCTGGCATGTTCTTTGAAGAGCTCGGCTTCAACTATTATGGTCCAGTCGATGGGCACGATCTTGATGATTTAATCGAACAGCTCAATTACGTGAAAAAAGAAGAAGGTCCTGTCCTGCTTCATGTCATCACGAAAAAAGGGAAAGGCTATCGTCCGGCAGAGTTCGATGGTGTCGGCACATGGCATGGTCTTGGACCGTACAAGATGGAGTCTGGCGAAGTCATCAAAGGGAAATCAAAAGCACCTAGTTACTCCTTTACGGTAGCGGATACTTTAACAAAGATGGCACGCGATGATGAAAAGCTGACGTTGATCACGCCAGCGATGAGCGTCGGTTCAAAACTCGATTGTTTTGAAAAAGAATTCCCAGAGCGGATGTTTGACGTCGGGATTGCAGAACAACATGCAGTGACGTTCGCAGCTGGTCAAGCGACGCAAGGCATGAAACCTGTCGTATCGATCTACTCGACCTTCTTCCAACGTGCATACGATCAGCTTGTTCACGACGTGGCTCGTCAAAATCTAGATGTGACGTTTACGATTGACCGGTCAGGTCTCGTTGGTGCAGATGGTGAGACACATCAAGGGGTCTTCGATATCGCTTTCATGCGTCACGTACCGAACATTCGAATCGTCATGGCGAAGGATGAGAACGAACTGCAACACTTGCTCTATTCAGCCGTCAAATATGAAGGACCAATCGCCGTTCGTTTCCCACGTGGAGAAGGTATCGGTGTACCAATGGACGAGACATTGCATGAAATTTCGCTCGATACATGGGAAGTCGAACGCGAAGGAACGGACGTCGCGATCCTTGCATTCGGACCACAAGTACAAGATGCACTCAAAATCGCGGATCTCCTAGCAGACGAACTGTCGGTTCGTGTCATCAATGCTCGGACGATCAAACCGCTTGATGAGAAGATGCTGAATGCTCTTTACGCAGAAGGCATTCCACTCGTGACGCTCGAAGAAGCCGTCTTAAAAGGTGGATTCGGATCAGCTGTCCTTGAGCATGCGAACGAGCAGGAAGCATCCCCACGCGTCAAACGCTTCGGTATTCCGGATTGGTATATCGAGCACGGCGGTGTCAACGAATTACTTGAAGAAATCGGATTATTACCTGGACAAATCGCAGAAGAAATACGCGCTTTCGTCAATCAAGGAAAGAAACAGAGTGTGTGACGATTCATGGAAAATGTAAAAAAAATCCGCCTCGACGTTCTTCTCGTCGAGCGCGGTTTGTTTGAAACGCGTGAAAAAGCGAAACGATCGATCATGGCTGGACTTGTCTTTAGCGGAACGGAACGATTAGAGAAGGCTGGTGAGAAGGTCAAGTCGGACATCGACCTGCATGTTAAAGGTCAGTTGATGCCTTATGTCGGTCGTGGAGGCTTCAAGATGGAAAAGGCACTTCAAGTATTCGATTTCGATGTCGCTGGTAAAACAGGTCTCGATATTGGATCGTCAACAGGTGGCTTTACCGATTGCTCCTTACAAAATGGAGCAGCGCATATGTATGCGCTTGATGTCGGTTCCAATCAGCTGGACTGGAAGCTTCGTTCGGATGATCGTGTGACGGTGATGGAGAAAACGAACTTTCGGCACGCAACACCAGATATGTTCCCTGTTGCGCCACAGTTTGCGACGATTGATGTCTCATTCATCTCGTTACGGTTGATGCTTCCACCTCTGAAGACGATCCTCGTCGAAGGAGGAGATGTCATGGCGCTCGTCAAACCGCAATTCGAAGCGGGGCGTGATGATATCGGTAAAAAAGGCATCGTGCGGGATGAACGGATTCATGTCCGCGTCCTCGATGAGATGGTTGAATTCTTCATTCAACAAGGGTTCTATGTGAAACAGCTCGACTATTCGCCGATTACCGGTGGAGAGGGGAACATCGAGTTCTTATTGCATGCGCGCCTTGGTCAACCAGGACTTGATCCATCTGTCCATGCGACAGAGACAGTCAAGCAAGCACATGCTAGTCTTTAAACGAACAGATGAAAACGAGGACGGATCCGGTTCATGGGTCCGTCCTCATTGTTGTTCGGAGCGACGAAAACCGTATAATAAAATGGCAAACGTGGACTTTTAATGATTTATTGGATTACAATAGTAACATCGAAGAATACTGTGAGGTGCAGGAATGACAAAGGGGCAACGGTTGATTAAGATTCGGGAGATCATCACCCAGTCGGAAGTAGAAACCCAAGATGAATTGGTAGAGGAATTACGGAATGCAGGATATAAGGTGACACAGGCAACGGTATCACGAGATATCAAGGAACTTCATCTCGTTAAGGTTCCGTTGAATGATGGACGTTATAAATACAGCTTACCCGCTGACCAACGCTTCAACCCACTCAGGAAATTGCGGCGTCTGCTCGGTGACAGCTTCATCTCGATTGATTCTGCTCAAAATCTGATTGTCATGCATGTCCTGCCGGGAAATGCGAACGCAGTCGCCGTCTTACTGGACCATTTGAGCTGGAACGAACTGCTTGGCACGGTGTGTGGGGACGATACGATCCTATTGATCGCACGAAGTGAGGAACAAGCGAAAGAAGTGACCGAACGAATTTTAGAAATGCTGTAAGGAGTTGACAGGATGCTAGCTGAATTATCGATCAAACAATTTGCGATCATTGACGAGCTACAGATCGACTTTAAAAAAGGAATGACCGTCTTGACTGGGGAAACAGGTGCCGGTAAATCGATCGTTCTCGACGCGATCGGTTTATTGATTGGTGGACGTGGATCCGCGGAATTCGTTCGATACGGGGAAGATCGGGCGGAACTAGAAGGATTGTTTCTGATTGAAGACGACCATCTCGTCTATGGTCTTGCAGAAGAGTATGGTATCGATATCGAAGATGGATTGATCATCTTACGACGTGATCTGTTCGCGACCGGGAAAAGTGTCTGTCGCGTCAACAATAAGCTGGTCACACTGACGATCTTACGTGAGTTCGGGCGTGTCCTCGTCGACATGCACGGGCAACATGAACATCAGCATTTAATGGACAGTACGTATCATCAAGCGATTCTCGATGACTTCGCGCAAGAGACGATTGCGCCGCTCCTTCAAGCCTATCAATCCGGTTATCAAGCGTATGAAGAAAAACGGACGGCGCTGCAATCGCTCGCGCAAAGTGAGCAAGAACTCGCTCAACGGATCGATCTACTATCGTTTCAGACAGAAGAGATTGAAGGCGCAAAACTTCGAGCGCATGAGGAAGATGAGTTGCTCGTCGAACGAAATCGTCTCGCGAATTTCGAGAAGTTATATGCATCGTTAAAGACAGCGTATGATGCTTTGCATGATGAGATGCGCGGCATCGACTCTGTTGGAGACGCGATGCGTGAATTACAGCAAGCATCAAGCATCGATGAACAGTTTTCGCAGCAGAGTGACGCGATCGCAAGCGCTTTTTATGGACTGGAAGAAGTCGGATATGCGATTCGAGATCAACTCGAAACACTTGAGTTTGATTCCAATCGACTCGATGAGATCGAACAACGTCTATCGGTCTTTCAACAGCTGAAACGAAAATACGGGGCGACAATCGAGGAAGTCATCGCGTATGGGGAGAAGATTCGAGTTGAACTCGATACGATGACGAATCGAGATGAACGGATTGAACGATTAAAAGCTGAAGTCGAACAGCTCGAAGGCGAATTGTTTGATATAGGTGGTCGACTCTCGCAACAGCGTCGAAAAGCGGCAGTTCAATTAAGCGAAGCGATTCATCTGGAATTGCGTGAGCTCTACATGGAGAAAGCACGGTTTGAAATTCGTTTTCTTCAAGACGGGAAGACACCGATGCTACGCAAGAACGGGATCGACCAAGTCGAGTTCTTCATCATGACGAATGCGGGAGAGCCATTCAAGTCGCTCGGAAAAGTCGCATCGGGCGGGGAGTTATCTCGTATCATGCTCGGATTGAAGTCAATCTTCTCGCGCTCGGTTGGAGTCGCTTCGATCATTTTCGATGAAGTCGATACAGGAGTATCGGGTCGTGTCGCACAAGCGATGGCTGAAAAAATCTATCGTTTGTCAGTAGACGGACAAGTACTCTGTATTACGCACTTACCGCAAGTCGCTTCGATGGCTGATCAACATCTCTATATTCGGAAGATTGAAGAGACGGATCGTACGACGACACAGGTCAATGTCTTGTCTCAGTCAGACCGAGGAAACGAACTTGGACGGATGATTTCCGGTGCACATATGACGGATTTGACGTTACGCCATGCCGAGGAATTGATGGATCAGGCGAAGACGATGAAAGAATCGCTTAAAAATGGGGTGTAAGGATTGATTAAAGTCGGGATAGCAGATGATAATCGCGAAATGGTCGAACTGATTCGCCAGCATATCTCTGCGCAAGAAGACATGGAAGTCGTTTGCGTCGCCTACAATGGCGAGAGTTGTCTCGAACGCATGAAAGAACACGAAGTGGATGTATTGCTCCTCGACATCATCATGCCTCATTTAGATGGGCTTGGTGTTCTCGAAGAATTGATGAAGAAAAAGAAGAACCCTGCTGTCATCATGTTGAGTAGACTGACCTAGCAATATGAGACACATATAAAACACCTTGATTAGGCTGCCTGTACACCGTATTTTTTCGGTGTCAGGTAGCCTAATTTTTCTTGGATTCGTTCTTCGTTATAGTAATTTAAGTAATTAGTAACGCGTTCAGAGACCTCATGGTCTCTTAGTGAATTAAATTTGACGTACTGGAATTCCTCGGACTTTAAATTAGAGTGGAACGATTCGATAACTGCGTTGTCCCAACAGTTTCCTCTACGAGACATGCTGCTTGTTAGGTGATTCCTTTTAACGAATTCTTGAAAGGCGTATGACGTATAGACACTTCCTTGGTCCGAATGAAGGATGACCCCTTCGGGATAGTTTCGATTCTCAAGCGCTATCTTCAACGTATCAATCACAAGAGACGTTTGTTGATGCTCGTATAACTTGTATGCGACGATTTCGTTATTAAAAAGATCCATGATGGTGGAAAGATATTTCGTCGTGCTGCCGTATTGGATATAGGTGATATCCGTCACCCACTTTTGATTCGGTTTACTTGCTGTGAAATCGCGCTTGATGAGATCCGGTGCCGTTATGATGCGCTCACCTTGAGACTTCCATCTTCGCTTCGGCTTGATCCGACATTGGAGATGGTGTTTTTGCATGATTTTCTGTACGGTATTCCGATTGGCTTTTAACTGATAGATTTGCTGTAATAATGCCTTTATTTTTCGATGTCCATTCCGATACTTCGTCTGTTTACTTAGTTCAATGACGGTTTTTTCGAGCACCGAAGGTGCTTTCACAGATTCCTTAATCCAACGGTAATAGCTTGCTCTTGGTACATTCAAAGCGCTAAGAATGGCGGTGATTGTATACTTTCTCCGAAGAAACTCTACAATTTTTATGACTACTTCTTTCTCAACTCTCTTTCGATTTCCATGTACTTTTTTAAGATCTCATTTTCCATCTTCAGATGTGACATTTGTCGTTCTCTCTTGTCATCCTCACTCGCAGAATCTGGACCATGTCCATAGGTATATTGTTTACCGATTGGCTGATCAAATCGATAATGTTCGTTAGAGCGATACCATCTCATCCATGTTTTGATTTGAGATTCATTTTTGATTCCGTACTTCTCCATGATTTCTCTCGTCGTTAACTTACCACTCAGCTTTTCTTTGACTACTGCCCATTTTACTTCACTTGAATATACGTTTTTGCCCATGCAAAAACACCTCCGATGTTAGTACTTTTTAAAAGTGTACCACTCCGAAGGTGTTTTATATTGTCTCAAAATTTTAGGTTAGCCCAGAGTGCCTTCGGTAAAGACGAGGTCTCGCAACAGGCGGTCACCCTCGGAGCATCGTACTTCTTACTTAAACCGTTCAGCATGGATCAGCTCGTTCAAAAAATTCGTCTCGTGACGAATCAAGGACAAGCACCGATCGTCGAAACGATTGATTTAAAAGTCGGTACGACACTTCGAGAAGTGGGGATTGCTCCGCATATTAAAGGCTTCACGTATTTGAAGGACGCTGTCTTAATGGTGCTTGAACGGGAAGATTTACTCGGATTGATCACAAAGGAACTCTATCCGACGATCGCGAAGAAACACCAAACGACGGCTTCTCGTGTCGAACGAGCGATGCGTCACGCCATCAAGTCCGCCTGGAACGAAGGGATGCAACAGCACGAGCTCTTCAATGGCCGAATCGAACAAGAGAAAAGTCCGAAGAACTCAGAATTCATCTCGTATGTTTCGAGTCATATGAATCAAGAACAATCTGGTTAAAGGAAACACACCGTCTGAATGATAGACGGTGTGTTTTTAGTTCCTATCCCGTTCATAGCAAGCGATCAATACGCCGTTATCAAACGTGTGTCGTTTCGTGACATTCCAAGTGATGGGCGTCATTCCGTTGTCGGGAAATAGACGTTTACCAGAACCAATGATGACGGGATAGAGGATCAATCGAAGTTCATCGATCAGATCGGCTTGATAAAGCGTATGAACGAGTTGACTACTCCCCCAGACGTGAAGTGGTGGTCCGTCCTGTTGTTTCAAGCGTGTTAGTTCAGAAGTTGGTTGATTCAAATAAGTCGTCGGCTGCCAAAGAATAGGTGGTGTATGACGCGTAGCAACATACTTCATGGCATGATCAGCAACTGGCCAGATATCTGGGTGGAGTGGCCAGTAACTCGACCATTGCTCGTATGTCTTGCGACCGAGTAACAGGGAGCAATCCTCTTGCATCCATTCACGGATGACCTGACCAATCTCAGGATGTTGAAATGGAGCAGTCCATCCCCCTTGTTCGAAGTCGTTGCTCACATCCTCATTCTTTCCGCTCGGTGCTTGAATGACACCGTCTAACGATAGATGTTCGAATACGATGATTTTTCGCATGAAAGGTCTCCTCTCGATTACGATCTGCTTATAGCATACCGTAAAGCTAAAAATATATAAAAGCGCTTGCAAATAAATATTGCATAAACTGAAATGTTTGTTATAATAAAGGTACCAAATGATTTGGCAAGACGTCAGATGAACGTCGAGTCGATAAGGACTCCGGAAATCCTGTTGACGAACATCATCTCAGAACGCCAACTGTAAATGGCTCAAGAATGCCGGACGACATTCTCTTGGTAGAAGTCGTACCAAGGTATCTTGTTCATTCTAGATGAGAAATCTCGAATGAATGGGAGCTTCCATGATTTCGAAGCTAGGGAAAAGTGGAAGGTAACGGATCGTCTAAAATGAAAAGTACAGTTCGTGAAAAGGAGTGTTGTCTAGCAGTGATTGTTAGCAACCGAATGTTTGACTGCTTCAAGCGGATGACATTATGCTCCACCTAGGTCCCGAGTACAGTCAGATGATGGAACTGAAACACCATTCTATCGTTAGCCCGATAGCCAGATCTGATTTCTTTCTACCTCTTCATTAAGAGGAACACCTAAGGTTTTGGAGTACACGAATAGTTCTAACTATGAGAGGAGTTCATCCGTAAGTGAAACCAATTTTATATGAGTAAAAGGTCCCGCGCTTGAAATGAGTTCAAGAGATGGGGACCTTTTTCTGTGTTCATTTTTTTTGATAGCGGTCGGAGACTTTTCCACGTTTTCGATCGCGATAAAAAACATATCCTGCGACAAATCCAATGCCACCCATCGCAAGAATCAAACCAACGAGACCTTGCAATACATATACGTAAGCCGCATCGCCTAAGTATTTAAACGGCACTTGTGCAATTAGAAAAACACTATCACGCATGAGCTTAATACCAATCGCGCCGATGATGCCGGGGATTAATAATGAGAGCAAACCAATGATACGCATAGGACGCCACTCCTTTCCAAGCGTATTGTATCAAAAAATCGATCGTTCTGCGAATCGGGTTTGCTTCCCTATTTTATTCCGAGTACGATAGAAATGTAAGCAGTTTCAAAGGGGGAATTCATATGCATCATCTACTCGTCGTCGGGGCTGGTCAAGGGGGAACAGAAGTCCTGCATGCGTTTCAACGTTCACCATTATTAACGGTCATTGGTCTTGTCGATCCAAACATGGATGCGCCTGGGGTGGCGCTTGCACGGCGTGCGGACATTCGGATCGAAACGAGCTGGTCAGCTTTCGAAGGGGCGGATGTCGATTTCATCATTGACGCTACAGGAGAAAATGGC
This region of Exiguobacterium acetylicum DSM 20416 genomic DNA includes:
- the recN gene encoding DNA repair protein RecN, with protein sequence MLAELSIKQFAIIDELQIDFKKGMTVLTGETGAGKSIVLDAIGLLIGGRGSAEFVRYGEDRAELEGLFLIEDDHLVYGLAEEYGIDIEDGLIILRRDLFATGKSVCRVNNKLVTLTILREFGRVLVDMHGQHEHQHLMDSTYHQAILDDFAQETIAPLLQAYQSGYQAYEEKRTALQSLAQSEQELAQRIDLLSFQTEEIEGAKLRAHEEDELLVERNRLANFEKLYASLKTAYDALHDEMRGIDSVGDAMRELQQASSIDEQFSQQSDAIASAFYGLEEVGYAIRDQLETLEFDSNRLDEIEQRLSVFQQLKRKYGATIEEVIAYGEKIRVELDTMTNRDERIERLKAEVEQLEGELFDIGGRLSQQRRKAAVQLSEAIHLELRELYMEKARFEIRFLQDGKTPMLRKNGIDQVEFFIMTNAGEPFKSLGKVASGGELSRIMLGLKSIFSRSVGVASIIFDEVDTGVSGRVAQAMAEKIYRLSVDGQVLCITHLPQVASMADQHLYIRKIEETDRTTTQVNVLSQSDRGNELGRMISGAHMTDLTLRHAEELMDQAKTMKESLKNGV
- a CDS encoding IS3 family transposase (programmed frameshift), translating into MGKNVYSSEVKWAVVKEKLSGKLTTREIMEKYGIKNESQIKTWMRWYRSNEHYRFDQPIGKQYTYGHGPDSASEDDKRERQMSHLKMENEILKKVHGNRKRVEKEVVIKIVEFLRRKYTITAILSALNVPRASYYRWIKESVKAPSVLEKTVIELSKQTKYRNGHRKIKALLQQIYQLKANRNTVQKIMQKHHLQCRIKPKRRWKSQGERIITAPDLIKRDFTASKPNQKWVTDITYIQYGSTTKYLSTIMDLFNNEIVAYKLYEHQQTSLVIDTLKIALENRNYPEGVILHSDQGSVYTSYAFQEFVKRNHLTSSMSRRGNCWDNAVIESFHSNLKSEEFQYVKFNSLRDHEVSERVTNYLNYYNEERIQEKLGYLTPKKYGVQAA
- a CDS encoding sporulation initiation factor Spo0A C-terminal domain-containing protein; this encodes MSQNFRLAQSAFGKDEVSQQAVTLGASYFLLKPFSMDQLVQKIRLVTNQGQAPIVETIDLKVGTTLREVGIAPHIKGFTYLKDAVLMVLEREDLLGLITKELYPTIAKKHQTTASRVERAMRHAIKSAWNEGMQQHELFNGRIEQEKSPKNSEFISYVSSHMNQEQSG
- a CDS encoding dihydrofolate reductase family protein, with amino-acid sequence MRKIIVFEHLSLDGVIQAPSGKNEDVSNDFEQGGWTAPFQHPEIGQVIREWMQEDCSLLLGRKTYEQWSSYWPLHPDIWPVADHAMKYVATRHTPPILWQPTTYLNQPTSELTRLKQQDGPPLHVWGSSQLVHTLYQADLIDELRLILYPVIIGSGKRLFPDNGMTPITWNVTKRHTFDNGVLIACYERDRN
- a CDS encoding DUF2627 family protein, encoding MRIIGLLSLLIPGIIGAIGIKLMRDSVFLIAQVPFKYLGDAAYVYVLQGLVGLILAMGGIGFVAGYVFYRDRKRGKVSDRYQKK